In Chelonia mydas isolate rCheMyd1 chromosome 10, rCheMyd1.pri.v2, whole genome shotgun sequence, a single window of DNA contains:
- the WFIKKN1 gene encoding WAP, Kazal, immunoglobulin, Kunitz and NTR domain-containing protein 1 produces the protein MPSCCFGGRELKRKKGEPQLREAGQPDPMLATLLLSLLPVLAESASLQPIRMSHLGVCPNQLNPNLWVDAQSTCERECHTDQDCEGFEKCCTNVCGLRSCVAARYADGSVSSLELAQEASCESFVCTQQGSDCDIWDGQPICKCKDRCEKEPNFTCASDGLTYYNKCYMDAEACIRGISLSVVPCKYIFTWPNTSPVPLETTAQPTPGAAAEVPIPPALYNNPFHQSVYVGGTVSFHCDVSGRPRPDITWEKQSDHQENFIMRPDQMYGNVVVTNIGQLVIYNAQTEDAGIYTCTARNSAGLLRADFPLSIIKREPSGGEPRAPSTQQVPGTECLKEPDKRECEAQQVRWHFDPKKGSCATFRYGGCGANQNHFETYEACRSACVSRAINMCTLPMVQGPCKNWEARWAYNHLMKQCHSFVYGGCEGNDNNFESKETCEDACPFPKTLQCKACRLKSKMVLSLCRSDFAIVGRLMEIIEDQDSGIARFALEDILKDEKMGLKFFNIKYLEVTLSDMDWSCPCPNMTTEDGPLIIMGEVHDGMAMLDPNSYVRAANDKRVKKIYELIEKKTCELLNRFQD, from the exons ATGCCTTCCTGTTGCTTCGGAGGAAGGgaattaaagaggaaaaaaggggagccccagctccgggaggcAGGTCAGCCCGACCCCATGCTGGCCACACTGCTCCTGTCTCTACTGCCTGTCCTGGCCGAGAGCGCCAGCCTGCAGCCAATCCGAATGAGTCATCTGGGGGTGTGCCCCAATCAACTGAACCCCAACCTGTGGGTGGATGCCCAGAGCACCTGCGAACGGGAGTGCCACACTGACCAG GACTGTGAAGGCTTTGAGAAGTGCTGCACCAATGTCTGTGGCCTGCGGAGCTGCGTGGCTGCCCGCTATGCTGACGGCAGCGTCTCGTCCCTGGAGCTGGCGCAGGAGGCCTCGTGTGAGAGCTTTGTGTGCACCCAGCAGGGCTCAGACTGCGACATCTGGGACGGGCAGCCCATCTGCAAGTGCAAGGACAGGTGTGAGAAGGAGCCCAACTTCACATGCGCCTCAGACGGGCTCACGTACTACAACAAGTGCTACATGGACGCGGAGGCCTGTATCCGGGGCATCAGCCTCAGCGTGGTGCCGTGCAAGTACATCTTCACCTGGCCAAACACCAGCCCAGTGCCGCTGGAGACCACGGCTCAGCCCACGCCCGGGGCTGCTGCTGAGGTGcccatccccccagccctctACAACAACCCCTTCCACCAATCGGTCTACGTGGGTGGCACTGTCAGCTTCCATTGCGACGTGAGTGGGCGGCCCCGGCCGGACATCACCTGGGAGAAGCAGAGCGACCACCAGGAGAACTTCATCATGCGGCCTGACCAGATGTATGGCAACGTGGTGGTCACGAATATCGGCCAGCTGGTCATCTACAACGCCCAGACAGAGGACGCCGGCATCTACACCTGCACAGCCAGGAACTCCGCTGGCCTCCTCCGGGCCGACTTCCCCCTCTCCATCATCAAGAGAGAGCCCTccgggggggagcccagggcaccCAGCACCCAGCAGGTCCCAGGCACCGAGTGTCTGAAGGAGCCTGACAAGAGGGAATGTGAGGCTCAGCAGGTGCGCTGGCATTTTGATCCCAAGAAGGGCTCGTGCGCCACCTTCCGCTACGGCGGTTGCGGTGCCAACCAGAACCACTTTGAGACGTACGAGGCGTGCCGCTCGGCCTGCGTCAGCAGGGCCATCAACATGTGCACCTTGCCCATGGTGCAGGGGCCTTGTAAGAACTGGGAGGCCCGCTGGGCCTACAATCACCTGATGAAGCAGTGCCACTCCTTCGTCTACGGTGGCTGCGAGGGCAATGACAACAACTTCGAGAGCAAGGAGACCTGTGAGGacgcctgccccttccccaagaccctgcAGTGCAAGGCCTGCCGGCTCAAGAGCAAGATGGTGCTGAGCCTGTGCCGCAGCGATTTTGCCATTGTGGGCCGGCTCATGGAGATCATTGAGGACCAGGACTCGGGCATTGCCCGCTTCGCCCTCGAGGACATCCTCAAGGATGAGAAGATGGGCCTCAAGTTCTTCAATATTAAGTACCTGGAGGTCACCTTGAGCGACATGGACTGGAGTTGCCCCTGCCCCAACATGACCACGGAGGATGGGCCCCTCATTATCATGGGGGAGGTGCATGATGGCATGGCCATGCTGGACCCCAACAGCTATGTCCGAGCTGCCAACGACAAGCGGGTGAAGAAGATCTATGAGCTCATTGAGAAGAAAACCTGTGAGCTCCTCAACAGGTTCCAGGACTAG